The genomic interval TTTAAGGGAAATGATGTTGAATCGGAAGGTGATTGAATGGTTGAATAACACGATAGTCCGCGATTGACATTTCCTCTAAACCTGATAATCTAAAAAGAGTTATAAGCTAGACTGGTTATTAGTTATAAGTTATATTTTTTCACTATCTGTGTTTTTATATTTTTAAGTTTGTGTTTTTTATTTTTTATATTTCATTTTTTATTTTGTAAAACGTGTTCATAAAAAAAATCGGAATTGACTTAGGCACTGCCAATACCCTAGTTTTTCTCCCAAAACGAGGCATTGTTGTTAATGAACCCAGTGTGGTGGCTATTTCTAAAATAGACAAAAAGGTTTTAGCGGTCGGGAGTGAGGCCAAGGAAATGCTTGGCCGGACACCGGACACCATTATTGCCTTAAAGCCCTTGAAAGATGGCGTGATTGCTGATTATAAAACTACCGAAGCCATGCTACGTTATTTTATTGGCAAGGCGATTGGCGGTTTTCGTTTATTCCGGCCAGAGGTTATGGTTTCGGTACCCGCCGGGATTACTTCAACAGAGAAACGAGCAGTTATTGACGCTACTATGACCGCAGGCGCTAAAGCGGCCTATATTATTAAAGAACCCATTGCCGCAGCTATTGGCGCCAATATCCCGATTGGTTCCGCTTCCGGCCACATGATAATTGATATGGGCGGCGGGACCAGCGAGATGGCAGTTATTTCTTTAGGCGGTATTGTGGCATCTACTTCAGTTCGGGTAGCTGGTAATAAGTTTGATATAGCAATCTCTAATTATATTAGAAAAAAGTATAATTTGGCAATTGGGGAGCGGACTGCTGAACGAATTAAAATTGAAATTGGTTCGGCCCTGTATTTAGAAAAAAAATTGAGCACTGATATCCGTGGTCGTGATATGATTAATGGTTTACCCAGGACCATTACGATAACCTCTGATGATGTTACTGCGGCTATCCAAGATGAATTAGAAGAGATTATCTCGGCTTTAAAATCGGTTTTGCACAAGACCCCCCCAGAACTTTCAGCTGATGTTATGGATAAAGGCATGGTCCTGGCTGGCGGCAGCAGCATGCTTAGGAATATTGATAAATTATTTTCCCAAGCCACTGGCGTACCGGCTTATGTTGCTGATGAGCCCCTGCTTTGCGTAGCCCGGGGTACGGGTATTGCTCTGGATAATTTAGAAAGCTATAAGAGGTCGATATTGGCAGCGAAATAGATTTCTTTTGCTTATCTTTTTTAATTATGTTAAAATTAAAACATGAAAGATGTAGATTTCAACTGGAGCATCATTGGCCATAAACGTATTTTAAATTTCCTGGAAAAAAGCATTAAATTTCAAAATTTAAGCCATGCCTATTTGTTTTATGGAACCGGCGGACTGGGTAAGCATTCTTTGGCGACTAAATTTATCCAGATTTTACAATGTGAAAATGATAAAAAATTACCTTGCGGCCAATGCTCAATGTGTCAGCAAGTACAAAAGGGTATTCATCCGGATGTTTATTTTCTTAAGAAAGAAGAGGATAAAAAAAATATCAGTATTGAGCAGGTTAGGGTCCTTCAGAGAAAATTAAGTATGCGCTCTTTTGCTGGCTCTTTTAAAATCGCCTTAATTAATGAGGCGGAAGTTCTATCAAGAGAGGCTTGGGACAGCTTGCTCAAAACTTTAGAGGAACCAACCCCGAGGACAATTATTATTTTGATCACTAACAGTATTAATGTCCTGCCGAAAACAATCCTTTCCCGCAGTCAACTATTACGATTTTTACCAGCGCCAAGCTCCCAGATAATAGATTATTTAACTCACAATTTAGGTATTGAGCCCGGGCAAGCAGAAATGTTAGCCCAAATAAGCCTAGGCAAGCCTGGATTAGCAATCAATTTTTTACAAAATCCTGGCCTTTTAGAAAATTATCAAAAAAGTATTAATGATTTCCTGGGTATCTTAAATAGTGATATGAATCAACGGATGACCAGTATTGACCGCCTGATTCCTGGCGATTACAAATTTTTAAACAAAATAGAATTATTACAAAATACTTTATTTGTCTGGAAATTAGTGGTGCGCGACTTACTGTTGTTAAAGACTTCGCCCGCATCAATCACTAATGTAAATTTAGGGGATAAGTTAAAAGACATCAGCACAAATTATTCTTCTACAAAGTTAAAAAATATATTAAAAAACATATTAAAAACCCAAGAGCTTTTAGGCCTAAATGTTAGCCCAAAATTAGCTCTTAACAATTTGGTTCTAAACATATGAAAAAAGTTTTGCCTTTTGCGTTAGTTATATTGGCACTGCTAATAACTTCCGCCTGCACTTTAGGCGGAAAAAAACCACCCCCCTCATATCCTGGCGGTGTCTTTAAAACCTTTGATGCCGCTCTTACCTGGGACCATAAAGTCATGGTTAGCCAAATAGGCGCGGCTCAACAAACAATCAATGACGTTAACGTGAGAAAATTATCATTTTTTCCGAAAACCACTAAAAGTTTGTATCTTTTGCCGGAAGGAGAAGGGTTTTATGTTAGCTATAACAATGGAGAAACCTGGATTCCGCAGTTAATGGATAAGGGTGTTATAAATGATTTAGATATTGACCCGCAAAACAGGGGTTACATTTTCGTTGTGGTCAATGATATCGTTTATCGGCTCGAGCAGTGTTGTGATGAGTGGTCAAAGGTTTATTTGGAAACACGGGGTAATATTTTAACCAGTATTGCTATTAATCCTAAAAATCCCCAAGAAGTTTATTTTACAACCTCCAAGGGGGAGTTATTCAAAAGCAATAATCATGGCGACTCTTGGACAGTTATTAAACGTCTAGAAATCTTTATCCAGGAATTAATCATCAATCCCCAAGATCAGAATATAATGTATATTATTGCGAACCAGGGTATATACAAAAGTAAAGATAAAGGTATAACCTGGAATAAGATTGACAGCCTAAGCCAGTACCCGGGAACAGGGGAATTGTATCATTTTGTATTTAATCCTAATAAATGGGATTCCTTTTTCTATGTTTCTAAATATGGTATCCTGAAAACTGATGATGGAGGAGAAACTTGGCACGATATTAGCTTGTTGACTCCACCAGGCGCGGTGAGAATTCACGCTTTTACATTTAACCCAAAGAATTTGGAAGAAATGATATATGCTACTGCCAATACGTTATACAAAACAGCAGACGGAGGCGAAAAGTGGGAAACAAAATCATTACCCACAAAGAGCCCGCCAACCTTTCTTTTGACCGATCCCGAGCACTCCAATGTTATTTATCTAGGGACAAAGACTGCATCGGTTCAATAAAGATACTTAAAAGGGATAAGAAGGCTTGATGGGGCGGACATGGCTATCAGGCAAGAGGGCTATAAGGCGATACCGCCTTCTTATGCCTTCTTATTTCCCTAAATTTTTATGAAAAACAAAAGATTACAAAGTCATAAAAAAATGATTGTATGGCAAAGTATTGATCAACTTGACTTTATTGTGCAGAAAATTTTAAAAAGAATACCTCGGCATGAATTTAAAATGAAAAGTCAGATCGATAACGCGTCGGATTCTATGGGTTCTAATTTTGTAGAAGGTTATTATAGTGGCTCATTGGGTGAGTACATGAGATTCCTTAGATATAGCAAAAGGTCAAACGCAGAGCTTCAAGAAAGAGTAAGACGAGTTTTACGAAAGGGTCATATAGATAAAAATCTATACGATGAATTTGAAGACAGAGCTATTAAAACCATGTATTTACTTGACCGTTTAATTCAGTCATTAGAAAATAAGCAAAATGATGAAAAGAACAAACCTTCTTAATCTTCTTGCCCCATAGCCTTACCCGCCTCCTTATGCCTTCTTATCCCTTATAAAATTATTAGAAAATAAGCAAAATGATGAAAAGAACAAACCTTCTTAATCTTCTTGCCCCATAGCCTTACCCGCCTCCTTATGCCTTCTTATCCCTTATAAAATTATATGAACCAAATTATAAATAAATCCAAACAAGAATTTGAATCCGCGATTAGCCACCTAACCCAAGAGGTGAATGGTTTGCGTATTGGCCGAGCAGCTCCATCAATGGTGGAGAACCTTATAATAGAAGTTTATGAGTCAAAAATGCCCTTGGTTCAGTTGGCCAGCATTAATTCCACGGGGCCCAGTGAGTTAGCGGTCCAGCCTTGGGATAAGACTAACCTCAAACCCATAGAAAAAGCTTTAACCCAAAGTGATTTGGGATTTAGCGTGGTTATTCAAGAAAATATTATCCGTCTGACTTTACCGCAACTCACAGAAGAGCGGCGCAAAGAAATTATCAAGGTTTTGCACGAGAAATTAGAACGAGCAAGAATCACTATCCGGGGCATTCGCGACAAAACTAGGGAGGAAATTGTCGCTATAGAAAAAAACAAAGAAATTGGCGAGGATGACAAATACCGGCTCCAGGAAGAGCTTAATGAGGTTACTCGGGGATATGTGGATAAAATTGGGGAGTTAGGGAAGAAGAAGGAGGTAGAGATTATGACTGTGTGAAATCTTGAGATTGTAATTTCTAAAAACATAACCTGAATCGACTTGCAATAATTCCATTGCTCAATTGCTCCATTGTTCAATTGTTTTGTTATAACAATCGAGCAATTGAACAATGAAGCAATGAAAGTGTTTTATAGTTAAATTCCACTCGTAAAATGTTAGTAACCATCATCACCTTCCTAATAATCTTAGGCCTCCTGGTCCTAGTCCACGAGCTAGGGCATTTTTTTGTGGCTCGGCGTTTTGGAGTTAAGTGTGATGAATTTGGTTTAGGGTTCCCGCCGCGAATGATTGGCTTTGTCAAAGACCCTGAGCGACCTCTCGGCCCTGAGCTTGAGGCCGAAGGGGCGAAGCGAGCCGAAGGGTCAGGAGTGTTGGGTTTTTTCAAACAATGGAAAATAGTCAAGCGTAAAAATAAAGATGCCCGTGGCAATGAAAAAGAATATAAAAATACAATCTATTCTTTAAACTGGATTCCTCTCGGTGGTTTTGTCAAAATAAAAGGCGAGCAAGGCGAGGAGGCCAAGGACGAGGATAGCTTTGCTCATCAAAAACTTTGGAAACGCGCTATAATACTATCCAGCGGGGTTACGATGAATTTTATATTCGCTACTCTTTTATTATCTATTGGTTTTATTATTGGCATTCCCCAAGTTATAGATGAAATAACTCCAAAATATGCGAGCGTCAAAGACGAAAAAATTCAACTTCTTTCCATCCAAAAAGATTCTCCGGCCAAGCAGGTTGGTCTTGAAGTTGGTGATATTGTTGTAAGTATTGATAACCAAAAATTTAAAGAAATTGAAGATGTCCAAAAATATATTCAAGAAGATGATGATGGGGAGATTATCGTTACGGTTAAACGAGCTGGTGAGGAAATAGAACAAACAGTTACCTCTGAGGTAATGGAAATTGAGGGCGGACAAAGCAAAAAAGCCATTGGAGTAGTGCTGGCCAAGACCGGCACAGTCTCTTATCCATTTTTTCAAGCTATCTGGCAGGGCATTATTACCACGCTTTATTTAATGAAGTTAATTGTGCTGTCATTTTATCATTTATTTAAAGATCTGATTGTGATGCATAAGGTAACCATTGATATCGCGGGGCCTGTTGGTATTGCCGTGGTTACGGGGCAAGTTGTTAGACTTGGATTTATTTATATTTTACAATTCGCGGCTTTACTCTCTATAAATTTGGGCATTATTAATTTTTTCCCTTTCCCGGCTCTGGATGGCGGTCGGGTGGTCGCCTTGGGCATAGAAGCTGTCAGGCGTAAACCCAATAATCAAAGAATTGAAGCTGTGATTCATAATATTGGTTTTGGTGTTTTAATGGTTTTAGTGGTTTTGGTGACTTACCGGGATGTAGTGCGATTTGGCGGTAAGCTTATGGGGAAAATTTTTGGATATTTTGATGATGTTGTTTCTTAAACATTTTTAGTCATTATGATAATTAGAATTGCAGACCCAACCCAAAATTCTTACAACCTCCTCCGCCAATGCGGATACGCAGTTTTTCGAGATCCTAACACTGGCAAAACTTCATATACTAAAAGGCTGGACCGGGATTATTATCCACGATTTCATATTTATATGAATAAGGAAAGTGAGGGCGAGTTAGAATTAAATCTTCATCTTGATCAAAAACATGCCTCCTACAAAGGTCAGACTGCGCATAGCGGTGAGTATGACGGGGACTTGGTGGAGCGGGAGGCGGAGCGGATAGAATCATTGGTAAATCAGGTTATTCACGAAACGGCGGAAAAGCCCAAGAAAGGATTTTTTACAAAATTGTTTGGTAAATAGTCAATAGCAACTGGTTACTAGCCACTAGGGGTTTTAAACCCTATGACTGTTTTATTGAACCAGTTTTTTTATTTCCAAAAACTTCGAAAAATTAACCCTAGTTGCTAGTGACGAGCGACCAGTAAAGCGACGCCATTTGCCAAAAAATCAAAAATAAAGTAAGATACAATTAGTAATTCTTAAAATCAAAACAATGCTTCAATCTCAATTATTCTACAAAACAACCAAAGAACCACCCAAAGATGCAGAAATTGCCAGCCATAAATTTTTAGTTCAAGCGGGATTTATTGACCAAGTAGCCGCCGGGATTTATTCGCTTTTGCCCCTAGCCTTTCGCGTTTATAAAAAGATTGAGAATATAATCAGAGAAGAGATGAATAAAGCCGAAGGCCAGGAAATCAGCATGCCCACCTTACAACCAAAGACCTTGTGGCAAGAAACTGGCCGCTGGGAGACTATTGACCCGCCTCTTTTTATAATCCAAGACCGTCACAAAAAGGAGCTTTGCCTCGGCCCCACGCACGAAGAAGTTATCACCAAACTTGTCCGCGAACGCGTTAATTCATATAAGGATTTACCTCTTTATCTTTATCAAATCCAAAACAAATTCCGCAATGAAATGCGTTCCACGGGCGGTCTCCTGCGGGTCCGGGAATTTATGATGAAAGATTTGTACAGTTTTCATGCTGATGAAAAAGATTTGGACAAATATTATAAAGTTATGCTTCAGTCCTATAAAAATGTGTATCAACGGTGTGGCGTTGAAGCTGTGGCTGTTGAAGCTTCTTCCGGCTCTATTGGCGGTGAAGAATCCCAGGAATTTATGGTTTTAGCCAAAGACGGAGAAGATAGTATCAAACTTTGTCCTAAATGCGGTTATGCCGGCAATGTTGAGGTTGTTAAAGCTGAAGTCTGTCCTAAGTGTGATGCTGTATTAGATGAAAAAAAATGCATTGAAGCCGGTCATATTTTTAAGCTCGGTACTATGTACTCCAAAAAAATGGGCGCTAAGTTTATTGATAAAGACGGCAAAGAAAAACCAATTCACATGGGTTGCTATGGCATTGGCTTAGGCCGCCTCTTAGCCACAATTGTGGAAGCCAGCCACGATGAAAAGGGGATTATCTGGCCAAAAAATGTTGCTCCTTTCCGGGCGCATTTGATTGGACTGGATTTGGAAAAAGCCAAAGATATTTATAATAAACTAAAAAAACAGAACATTGATGTCCTGTTTGACGACAGAGAAGAAGTAAGCGCGGGCGAAAAATTCGTCGAAGCAGATTTGATTGGGATTCCGATAAGGTTGGTGGTTAGCAAAAAAACCGGTGAAAATGTAGAGTGGAAAGAGCGAGGCAGTAAAAAAACGAAAATACTTGGTGTTGATGAAGTCACATCAAAATTACAGAAATAATTTTAATAAAAGAAAGATAAATCTGGTTGCTCTTTAATTAAATGAGAGGATAGCTATGGCTAAAAGAAAAAGAAAAGATTTTTTTGCAGACCATCCGAGTTTTATGGCTCTTGTTGTCAATAAAATTAGTTCTGGAATACGATTTCTCCTGAAAATAGTTACCCAAATTTTCAACGAGCGAAAAGATAAACTTTTCATTGGGGGTGAGAAAAATGTTGAATAATAGTCATGAAAAATATTTAATTCTCCCAAGCCATGTATGTTATTTGTTCCTTTTTGTTGTCGATGCTCTTTTGTCGATTTTCAAAAAAAATGGCAAGAGGTTATTTTTCTGACATCAGGAGATAGAAAAAGCCCTGTCCATTGAAACATCACAAGACAGGGCTTATTTTTTGCTGAGCAAGCACACCTCACTTGTGCCAACTCATAGGGTGGGTTTTTGTTGTCCCTTTTGGGACGAAGAACCATTTTTCCCCCTCGCAACAAAGGACTTCCCCGGTATTAAGGATGCTAATTCCCAGAACCTTAATGTTAGTTTTTTCAAGGCTAACCCATGTTTCGTTTTCGTCTTGCTGTTTTTTACCGTCAGGTTCCCAAGAAATCAACCATCCTCCCCAAGTACCACCTGGTCCAACAGGACGATTTTTTTTAATGATCAGCGCTATCCCCTCATCAATCTGAGAAAGATAATTTCTTACTGTTGGTTGGTAATAATAAAAGTTGCCATTCACGGCAATAAAGAGATCCCGCCATAGCCCACTATGCATAAGAAATTTCCGAATATTTTTGCTCGCATCATGTTGAGAAACATCAACTGGCAAGAGCAGCAAAGAAATTACTAAAGCCTGTTTAATGACGGACTCTTGTTGCGAAAAATTACCTTCATTTGTCCCTTTAAGAACAAGGGATCGAAAACAGTAGCGCTTTCCCTTATCGATTGATTTCCAAGAAAGCAATAAGGGATTACGAAAAATAGTATGCTCCGGTGATAATTCCTCTTGTTTTACAGTGATTTCCTGATAGTCTGCCTCCATAACTGTGAAATTTTGGAAACCAACCATTTCAACCGCGAGATTTTTCAGAGCGCTAGGTAGGGGAGCAGCGCGAAGTATATAACTTGGAAAAATAACTGTAAGAATAACCAACAAACAGATTGTCCGCTTCATTTTGGCCTCCTTTTGAAGTGGGTAGAAAAAAAAATATGCCAATGGCAAGTTTTTTCAAAGGCTTCCGATGGACAATTCTGTAGGAAGAGTATATACTGGATTAATAGACAAAAGCCTAGAACCCAATATTAACTTTGCGTCCTCCCTACAAAATTATCCATCGGAAAATTCGGATACTAATTTTCAAAGTTCATACTTCGCATTTAATTACTTCATCATAGCATATATTTTTAAACTTGTCAATGGGCGAAACAAAAATTTTAGGTAATTAAGGATATTTTTGGCTAAAATTAGCGTAAAATGATTACTAATTTACTTTATTACTTTATTGCTCGATTACTTAACAAAATATGTTCAACAACCTCCTCGGCCGTTTTTCCCGCGATATGGGTATAGATTTGGGCACTGCCAATACTTTAGTCTATGTCCGTGATAAAGGAATTGTTATTAACGAGCCCAGTATCGTGGCTATCAATACCCGCGCTGACCAGATTTTAGCCGTGGGCGAAAACGCCAGGAAAATGTTAGGCAAAACCCCGCCCCATATTATTACTTCAAGACCACTATCCGATGGGGTGATTTCTGATTTTGAAATTGCTGAAAGGATGTTAAAACATTTTATTGCCAAGGTTCATCAGGATAAATTTTCTTTTTATACCCGACCCCGAGTAATTATTGGGATTCCCTTGGAAATAACTGAAGTAGAGCGTAAAGCAGTTGAAGACGCGGCGATGCAAGCTGGCGCCAGAGAGGTTTTTTTAGTGGAAGAGCCAATGGCCGCGGCAATCGGCGCTCGCCTTCCAATTCAAGAATCATGCGGTAATATGATTGTTGATATTGGCGGCGGCACTACAGAAATTGCTGTAATTTCCTTGGCAGGTATCGTCACCTGGAAATCTTTACCAATTGCCGGAAATGAACTAACTGAAGATATTATAGAATATGCCCGCGAAAAATATAATTTACTAATTGGCGAAACCACGGCTGAAGAGATAAAAATAAAAATTGGCTCGGTTTTTCCCCTGGAAAAATCTTTAAAAACAATTATGCGGGGTCGGGATTTGGTTTCTGGTCTGCCTAAAGAAGAGACTATTACTGATGAAGAGGTGCGAGAAGCGATGCAACGTTCGGCTAAAATCTTGGCTGTTAATATCCGCGATACTATAGAATCTACCCCGCCAGAATTAGTAGCGGATATTTATAGCCGAGGCATAGTTTTATCAGGCGGCGGGGCTTTACTTAAAGGACTTCAAGATTTGATTTATAGAGAAGTCCAAGTGCCTATCCACATTACTGATGACCCCCTAACTGCGGTGGTTCGCGGTTTAGGAATTATTATAGAAGACATGAATACTCTTAAAGATGTTTTGTTGCCTTCAGCTGGAGAAATCACTTAATCGCATTTACTATTCATTATTTATTATTTACTATTCATTATTCACCACAATCTTTTCATAGCGAAACACTAGGAAAAAAATTAAAAAACAGAATAGTAAATAATGAATTCCTTGATATTCTCATTATCAAAACTATTCAGCATGAACAAACTTTTATCAAAAACCGTAAT from Patescibacteria group bacterium carries:
- a CDS encoding rod shape-determining protein — translated: MFIKKIGIDLGTANTLVFLPKRGIVVNEPSVVAISKIDKKVLAVGSEAKEMLGRTPDTIIALKPLKDGVIADYKTTEAMLRYFIGKAIGGFRLFRPEVMVSVPAGITSTEKRAVIDATMTAGAKAAYIIKEPIAAAIGANIPIGSASGHMIIDMGGGTSEMAVISLGGIVASTSVRVAGNKFDIAISNYIRKKYNLAIGERTAERIKIEIGSALYLEKKLSTDIRGRDMINGLPRTITITSDDVTAAIQDELEEIISALKSVLHKTPPELSADVMDKGMVLAGGSSMLRNIDKLFSQATGVPAYVADEPLLCVARGTGIALDNLESYKRSILAAK
- a CDS encoding DNA polymerase III subunit codes for the protein MKDVDFNWSIIGHKRILNFLEKSIKFQNLSHAYLFYGTGGLGKHSLATKFIQILQCENDKKLPCGQCSMCQQVQKGIHPDVYFLKKEEDKKNISIEQVRVLQRKLSMRSFAGSFKIALINEAEVLSREAWDSLLKTLEEPTPRTIIILITNSINVLPKTILSRSQLLRFLPAPSSQIIDYLTHNLGIEPGQAEMLAQISLGKPGLAINFLQNPGLLENYQKSINDFLGILNSDMNQRMTSIDRLIPGDYKFLNKIELLQNTLFVWKLVVRDLLLLKTSPASITNVNLGDKLKDISTNYSSTKLKNILKNILKTQELLGLNVSPKLALNNLVLNI
- a CDS encoding four helix bundle protein, with the protein product MKNKRLQSHKKMIVWQSIDQLDFIVQKILKRIPRHEFKMKSQIDNASDSMGSNFVEGYYSGSLGEYMRFLRYSKRSNAELQERVRRVLRKGHIDKNLYDEFEDRAIKTMYLLDRLIQSLENKQNDEKNKPS
- the frr gene encoding ribosome recycling factor; the encoded protein is MNQIINKSKQEFESAISHLTQEVNGLRIGRAAPSMVENLIIEVYESKMPLVQLASINSTGPSELAVQPWDKTNLKPIEKALTQSDLGFSVVIQENIIRLTLPQLTEERRKEIIKVLHEKLERARITIRGIRDKTREEIVAIEKNKEIGEDDKYRLQEELNEVTRGYVDKIGELGKKKEVEIMTV
- the rseP gene encoding RIP metalloprotease RseP, which produces MLVTIITFLIILGLLVLVHELGHFFVARRFGVKCDEFGLGFPPRMIGFVKDPERPLGPELEAEGAKRAEGSGVLGFFKQWKIVKRKNKDARGNEKEYKNTIYSLNWIPLGGFVKIKGEQGEEAKDEDSFAHQKLWKRAIILSSGVTMNFIFATLLLSIGFIIGIPQVIDEITPKYASVKDEKIQLLSIQKDSPAKQVGLEVGDIVVSIDNQKFKEIEDVQKYIQEDDDGEIIVTVKRAGEEIEQTVTSEVMEIEGGQSKKAIGVVLAKTGTVSYPFFQAIWQGIITTLYLMKLIVLSFYHLFKDLIVMHKVTIDIAGPVGIAVVTGQVVRLGFIYILQFAALLSINLGIINFFPFPALDGGRVVALGIEAVRRKPNNQRIEAVIHNIGFGVLMVLVVLVTYRDVVRFGGKLMGKIFGYFDDVVS
- the proS gene encoding proline--tRNA ligase, translated to MLQSQLFYKTTKEPPKDAEIASHKFLVQAGFIDQVAAGIYSLLPLAFRVYKKIENIIREEMNKAEGQEISMPTLQPKTLWQETGRWETIDPPLFIIQDRHKKELCLGPTHEEVITKLVRERVNSYKDLPLYLYQIQNKFRNEMRSTGGLLRVREFMMKDLYSFHADEKDLDKYYKVMLQSYKNVYQRCGVEAVAVEASSGSIGGEESQEFMVLAKDGEDSIKLCPKCGYAGNVEVVKAEVCPKCDAVLDEKKCIEAGHIFKLGTMYSKKMGAKFIDKDGKEKPIHMGCYGIGLGRLLATIVEASHDEKGIIWPKNVAPFRAHLIGLDLEKAKDIYNKLKKQNIDVLFDDREEVSAGEKFVEADLIGIPIRLVVSKKTGENVEWKERGSKKTKILGVDEVTSKLQK
- a CDS encoding rod shape-determining protein; its protein translation is MFNNLLGRFSRDMGIDLGTANTLVYVRDKGIVINEPSIVAINTRADQILAVGENARKMLGKTPPHIITSRPLSDGVISDFEIAERMLKHFIAKVHQDKFSFYTRPRVIIGIPLEITEVERKAVEDAAMQAGAREVFLVEEPMAAAIGARLPIQESCGNMIVDIGGGTTEIAVISLAGIVTWKSLPIAGNELTEDIIEYAREKYNLLIGETTAEEIKIKIGSVFPLEKSLKTIMRGRDLVSGLPKEETITDEEVREAMQRSAKILAVNIRDTIESTPPELVADIYSRGIVLSGGGALLKGLQDLIYREVQVPIHITDDPLTAVVRGLGIIIEDMNTLKDVLLPSAGEIT